A region of the Corynebacterium endometrii genome:
GCGTAGCAACACGTGGTGCTGCCATACCTTGGTTTGAAACTGCGCTCGTCACGTCTATTAGTATGACGGTTCGGGACCCATAAGTCACCCGAATCCCCCCGCAATTTGAAGCCTCCCCGTTGGCTTTGGCGCGGGCGAAAAAGAACGAACCGCGGCCCAAGATTATTCCTTATAAATGGGAACTTTTTAAGCCCATTTCCGACGAAGTGTTTTCGCAGGTTATCAAGCCGGAGCCGCAGCAAGCCCGCAGATCTGCTCGCCGGGCCAACTTCGCCATGCGTACCGCCCGAAAAGACGCAAGTCGCCATGCCAATTTGCCCTGAGAGATAAATCACAAGCCGGAAGGCCCCCATCACCCGCGCTTTCAAACTTTCGGTTGACCCCCGAATAATGAGGGGCAAAGAAGTAAAAGCGCTGGTAGAAAAAGTGGCCCCCGCGGCAGTATTCGCATCGGCTCTGATTCCAGGGCCCCGCGCCCTCCCCCACGGATCGCCTTGTACAAAATTTTTACGGCAATCCGGGAACTTTTACGAGGATTAACCGACGCACCAAAAAGTCCCCGCTCCTCTTTTAGAAGAACGGGGACTCGAGAAGTTCACGTGGCGCGCGGCGCTCAGGCCGCGCGGTTTAGAAGCTTAGTGCTTCTCCTTTGGCAGACCGTACTGCAGGGAGAGCTTGGTAACGGTAAATACCAGAAGAGCCGCGCCCAGAACGATGAGCCAGTAGTAGACGAAGATGATGCCCAGACCCATAACGGCGATGGAACCCGCCATCGCGATTGGCCAGATGGAATTCGGAGAGAAGAAGCCCAGAATGCCGGCGCCATCCGCTACCTCAGCCTCTTCCCAATCCTCCGGCGCGATGTCCGTGCGGGAATCGGTGAAGTGAAGGTAGCCGGCGAGCATCAAGCACAGCAGGGTTGCCAGGGTCAGGCCAACGATGCCGATCCACTCAGGACCGTAAGCGTAGCCGTCATCTTGAATGTAGTTAACGCCAATGGTGTAAACGACCAGGGAGATTACCAGGTAAACGGCGATGCCGTAAAAGACTTTAGCTCCAACGCGCATGATTACTCCTTAAGCGTTTGCTTTTTCGTTAGCGTCAACGAAGTTGTTGCCATCATTAGTCTGGCGGGAACCGTTGAACGGCTGGGTGGTGGTTGCGTAAGGGGCCTCACCGATGGAAGCCAGTGCCTCAGAGTTTGGAGCATCTGGGTTATCGATTCGGTACTGCATGTAAGCCTTGAAGTTCTCCGGGCTTACGGTGCGAATCTCAAAGTTCATCATCGCGTGGTAGGTACCGCACATCTCAGCACAGCGGCCAACGAATGCGCCTTCCTTAGTGATCTCCTCTACCTGGAAAGCACGCTCCTGCTGGTTTGCCTCTGGGTGGGAGTAAACGTCACGCTTGAAGAGGAACTCCGGAACCCAGAAGGAGTGGGATACGTCGCCGGAAGCGAGGCGGAACTCGATAGGAGTACCGGTTGGCAGAACCAGAACCGGGATCTCCTCGGTGGTGCCTACGGTCTCAATCTCGTTGAAGTTCAGGTAGGAGATGTCACCCTTGGACTTGCCGTGAATCGGGTTAGGATTCTTTACGCCCTCTGGGTCGATGGAGGAGTCCTCCGCGAGTGCCTGACGCTCTTCGTCGGCACCGTTGTAATCCTGGCCGTTAGGGGCCGCATTACCGGTCAGCGAAGCGTAGCCGAACTTCCAGTTCCACTGGTAGGCGGTAACGTCAACCACTACCTCTGGATCCTTATCCAGCGCGGTAACCTTCTGCTGCGCCTGAACGGTGAAGAAGAACAGGCCGGTGATGATGATAATTGGCACAACGGTCAGCACCATTTCGAGCGGCAGGTTGTACTGCAGCTGCTTAGGGAATTCACCCTTGCCAGCCTTCTCGGCCTTCTTCGCGCTCCAGCGGAAGATAGCCACGAGCATGAGGCCCCACATGATAATGCCGATGATCCATGCGGCAACCCAAACCCAGATCCAGAAGTTGTACATTGCCTCGGCCTCAGGGGTAATACCCCGTGGCCAGCCAAAACCGATTACCTTATTGACTGCCTCTGGCGCTTTGACATCACAAGCTGCCAGGGCCGAACCACCCAGTGCAAGTGCGCCGGCTAGGCCCACCTTACGGGTGATATTGCGCTTATTACGCTGTCCCACGTGTGTTCTGCCTTTCTGTCCACACAAAACTTCTCGAACACTTCACGAGCATTCCTATCCAATCAGGATAGTGGATCCAGACCGCTTTGCAGGCCTTTAAGCCCGTGACAGCTGGACCTCATGGAACGCACAGAATGTTGGTCGGTGATGATGTTACAGGTT
Encoded here:
- the ctaC gene encoding aa3-type cytochrome oxidase subunit II; the protein is MGQRNKRNITRKVGLAGALALGGSALAACDVKAPEAVNKVIGFGWPRGITPEAEAMYNFWIWVWVAAWIIGIIMWGLMLVAIFRWSAKKAEKAGKGEFPKQLQYNLPLEMVLTVVPIIIITGLFFFTVQAQQKVTALDKDPEVVVDVTAYQWNWKFGYASLTGNAAPNGQDYNGADEERQALAEDSSIDPEGVKNPNPIHGKSKGDISYLNFNEIETVGTTEEIPVLVLPTGTPIEFRLASGDVSHSFWVPEFLFKRDVYSHPEANQQERAFQVEEITKEGAFVGRCAEMCGTYHAMMNFEIRTVSPENFKAYMQYRIDNPDAPNSEALASIGEAPYATTTQPFNGSRQTNDGNNFVDANEKANA
- the ctaF gene encoding aa3-type cytochrome oxidase subunit IV; protein product: MRVGAKVFYGIAVYLVISLVVYTIGVNYIQDDGYAYGPEWIGIVGLTLATLLCLMLAGYLHFTDSRTDIAPEDWEEAEVADGAGILGFFSPNSIWPIAMAGSIAVMGLGIIFVYYWLIVLGAALLVFTVTKLSLQYGLPKEKH